In Mus musculus strain C57BL/6J chromosome 9, GRCm38.p6 C57BL/6J, one genomic interval encodes:
- the Usp19 gene encoding ubiquitin carboxyl-terminal hydrolase 19 isoform 4 (isoform 4 is encoded by transcript variant 4), with protein MSAGASATGPRRGPPGLEEATSKKKQKDRANLESKDGDARRVSLPRKEPTKDELLLDWRQSADEVIVKLRVGTGPVRLEDVDAAFTDTDCVVRLPDGRQWGGVFFAEIQSSCTKVQARKGGLLQLVLPKKVPLLTWPSLLKKPLGTQELVPGLQCQENGQELSPIALEPGSEPRRAKQEARNQKRAQGRGEVGSGAGPGTQAGPSAKRAVHLRRGPEGEGSMDGPGPQGDAPSFLSDSATQVEAEEKLCAPPMNTQTSLLSSEKSLALLTVEKTVSPRNDPVAPVMVQDRDPEPEQEDQVKEEMALGADPTALVEEPESMVNLAFVKNDSYEKGPDSVVVHVYVKEIRRDSSRVLFREQDFTLIFQTRDGNFLRLHPGCGPHTIFRWQVKLRNLIEPEQCTFCFTASRIDICLRKRQSQRWGGLEAPATRVGGAKVAVPTGPTPLDSTPPGGGPHPLTGQEEARAVEKEKPKARSEDSGLDGVVARTPLEHVAPKPDPHLASPKPTCMVPPMPHSPVSGDSVEEDEEEEKKVCLPGFTGLVNLGNTCFMNSVIQSLSNTRELRDFFHDRSFEAEINYNNPLGTGGRLAIGFAVLLRALWKGTHQAFQPSKLKAIVASKASQFTGYAQHDAQEFMAFLLDGLHEDLNRIQNKPYTETVDSDGRPDEVVAEEAWQRHKMRNDSFIVDLFQGQYKSKLVCPVCAKVSITFDPFLYLPVPLPQKQKVLPIFYFAREPHSKPIKFLVSVSKENSSASEVLDSLSQSVHVKPENLRLAEVIKNRFHRVFLPSHSLDAVSPTDVLLCFELLSPELAKERVVVLEVQQRPQVPSIPISKCAACQRKQQSEEEKLKRCTRCYRVGYCNQFCQKTHWPDHKGLCRPENIGYPFLVSVPASRLTYARLAQLLEGYARYSVSVFQPPFQPGRMALESQSPGCTTLLSTSSLEAGDSEREPIQPSELQLVTPVAEGDTGAHRVWPPADRGPVPSTSGLSSEMLASGPIEGCPLLAGERVSRPEAAVPGYQHSSESVNTHTPQFFIYKIDASNREQRLEDKGETPLELGDDCSLALVWRNNERLQEFVLVASKELECAEDPGSAGEAARAGHFTLDQCLNLFTRPEVLAPEEAWYCPQCKQHREASKQLLLWRLPNVLIVQLKRFSFRSFIWRDKINDLVEFPVRNLDLSKFCIGQKEEQLPSYDLYAVINHYGGMIGGHYTACARLPNDRSSQRSDVGWRLFDDSTVTTVDESQVVTRYAYVLFYRRRNSPVERPPRASHSEHHPDLGPAAEAAASQGLGPGQAPEVAPTRTAPERFAPPVDRPAPTYSNMEEVD; from the exons TGTCCCTTCCTCGAAAGGAACCAACCAAAGATG AATTGTTGCTCGATTGGAGGCAGAGTGCAGATGAGGTGATTGTTAAGCTGCGCGTGGGAACAGGTCCCGTACGTCTGGAGGATGTAGATGCTGCGTTCACAGACACGGACTGTGTGGTGAGGCTTCCAG ATGGTCGGCAGTGGGGTGGTGTCTTCTTTGCTGAAATACAAAGTTCTTGCACCAAAGTGCAGGCTCGCAAGGGTGGTCTTCTACAGCTAGTACTACCCAAGAAGGTGCCTCTGCTCACGTGGCCCTCTCTCCTG AAGAAACCTCTGGGAACCCAAGAGCTGGTGCCAGGTTTGCAGTGCCAGGAGAACGGGCAAGAGCTGTCTCCCATTGCCCTGGAGCCAGGCTCTGAGCCCCGCAGAGCTAAACAGGAAGCCCGAAACCAGAAGCGGGCCCAGGGCCGTGGTGAGGTAGGCTCGGGGGCTGGCCCTGGGACACAGGCAGGGCCCAGCGCCAAGAGGGCTGTTCACCTCCGCAGAGGGCCAGAAGGGGAAGGGTCCATGGATGGCCCCGGCCCCCAGGGTGATGCCCCGTCTTTCCTGTCTGACTCAGCTACCCAG gttgagGCTGAGGAGAAGCTCTGTGCTCCACCAATGAACACTCAAACAAGTCTCTTGAGCTCAGAGAAGAGTTTAGCCCTTCTGACAGTAGAGAAGACAGTGTCCCCCAGGAATGACCCAGTCGCCCCGGTTATGGTCCAGGACAGAGACCCTGAGCCTGAGCAAGAAGACCAAGTCAAAGAGGAGATGGCACTTGGGGCTGATCCTACAGCCTTGGTGGAGG AACCAGAGTCTATGGTGAACCTGGCATTTGTCAAGAACGACTCGTATGAGAAGGGCCCGGATTCGGTGGTGGTGCACGTGTACGTGAAGGAGATCCGCAGGGACAGCTCCCGAGTGCTCTTCCGAGAGCAGGACTTCACACTGATCTTCCAGACCAG GGACGGAAACTTTCTGAGGCTGCATCCGGGCTGTGGGCCCCACACCATCTTCCGATGGCAGGTGAAGCTCAG AAACTTGATTGAACCAGAGCAGTGTACGTTCTGTTTCACGGCCTCTCGAATCGATATCTGCCTCCGGAAGCGGCAGAGTCAGCGCTGGGGGGGACTGGAGGCCCCTGCTACACGAG TGGGTGGTGCAAAGGTTGCCGTGCCGACAGGCCCAACCCCTTTGGATTCAACCCCTCCAGGAGGTGGCCCCCACCCCCTGACAGGCCAGGAGGAAGCCAGGGCTGTGGAGAAGGAAAAACCCAAGGCTCGATCAGAGGACTCAGGGCTGGATGGTGTGGTGGCCCGCACCCCCTTGGAGCATGTAGCCCCAAAGCCAGACCCACACTTGGCCTCG CCCAAACCCACGTGTATGGTGCCTCCAATGCCGCACAGTCCAGTTAGTGGGGATAGTGTGGAGGAGgacgaagaggaagagaagaaggtgtGCCTGCCAGGCTTCACTGGCCTTGTCAACTTAGGGAACACCTGCTTCATGAATAGCGTCATTCAGTCTTTGTCCAACACTCGGGAACTTCGTGACTTCTTTCACG ACCGATCCTTTGAAGCTGAGATTAACTACAATAACCCATTGGGGACTGGTGGGCGCCTCGCCATTGGCTTTGCTGTGCTGCTCCGGGCCCTATGGAAGGGTACTCACCAAGCCTTTCAGCCCTCCAAGCTAAAG GCCATTGTGGCAAGCAAGGCCAGCCAGTTCACAGGCTATGCACAGCATGATGCTCAAGAGTTCATGGCTTTCTTGTTGGATGGGCTACATGAAGACCTCAATCGAATCCAAAACAAACCCTACACAGAGACTGTGGACTCGGACGGGCGGCCCGATGAG GTGGTAGccgaggaagcatggcagcggcACAAGATGAGAAATGATTCATTCATTGTGGACCTGTTTCAGGGCCAGTACAAGTCAAAGCTGGTGTGCCCTGTGTGTGCCAAG GTCTCCATCACTTTTGACCCGTTCCTTTATCTGCCGGTACCCTTGCCACAAAAGCAAAAGGTTCTCCCCATATTTTATTTTGCCAGGGAGCCCCACAGCAAGCCCATCAAG TTCCTGGTGAGTGTCAGCAAGGAGAACTCCAGCGCGAGTGAAGTGTTGGACTCCCTCTCTCAGAGTGTCCACGTGAAGCCTGAGAACCTGCGCCTAGCCGAG GTAATTAAGAACCGTTTCCACCGTGTTTTCTTGCCCTCCCACTCACTGGACGCTGTGTCCCCCACGGACGTGCTCCTCTGCTTTGAGCTGCTCTCCCCAGAACTGGCTAAGGAGCGGGTAGTAGTGCTGGAGGTGCAGCAG CGCCCCCAGGTACCCAGCATCCCTATCTCCAAGTGCGCAGCCTGCCAGCGGAAGCAGcaatcagaagaagaaaagctgaagCGCTGTACCCGTTGCTACCGTGTGGGCTACTGCAACCA GTTCTGCCAGAAAACCCATTGGCCTGACCACAAAGGCCTCTGCCGCCCTGAGAACATTGGCTACCCCTTCCTGGTCAGTGTGCCTGCTTCACGCCTCACTTATGCCCGTCTTGCTCAGCTACTAGAAGGTTATGCCCG GTACTCTGTGAGTGTATTCCAACCGCCCTTCCAGCCTGGCCGCATGGCTTTGGAATCGCAGAGCCCTGGCTGTACCACGTTGCTTTCAACCAGCTCTCTGGAGGCTGGGGACAGTGAAAGAGAACCCATTCAGCCTTCTGAGCTccagctggtgacccctgtggctgAAGGGGATACAGGGGCTCACCGAGTATGGCCGCCTGCTGATAGGGGTCCTGTGCCTAGCACCAGTGGACTCTCTTCTGAGATGCTGGCCAGTGGGCCTATCGAAGGTTGTCCCTTGCTTGCTGGTGAGAGGGTATCTCGGCCTGAAG CTGCTGTGCCTGGGTACCAACACTCAAGTGAATCTGTGAATACCCACACGCCCCAGttcttcatctataaaattgATGCATCAAACCGTGAGCAGCGGCTGGAGGACAAAG GGGAGACACCATTGGAGCTAGGTGATGACTGTAGCCTGGCTCTGGTGTGGCGGAACAATGAACGCCTGCAGGAGTTTGTGTTGGTAGCCTCCAAGGAGCTGGAATGTGCTGAAGATCCAGGCTCTGCTGGTGAGGCTGCCCGTGCTGGCCACTTCACCCTGGACCAGTGCCTCAACCTCTTTACACGGCCTGAAGTGCTGGCACCTGAGGAGGCCTG GTACTGCCCACAGTGCAAACAGCATCGTGAGGCCTCCAAACAGCTGCTGTTGTGGCGCCTACCGAACGTGCTGATTGTGCAGCTCAAGCGCTTCTCCTTTCGTAGTTTCATTTGGCGAGACAAGATCAATGACTTGGTGGAGTTTCCTGTTCG GAACCTGGACTTGAGCAAGTTCTGTATCGGTCAGAAAGAGGAGCAGCTGCCTAGCTATGACCTGTATGCTGTCATCAACCACTACGGAGGCATGATCGGTGGCCACTATACTGCTTGTGCACGGCTGCCCAATGATCGCAGTAGCCAGCGCAGTGACGTGG GCTGGCGCTTGTTTGATGACAGCACGGTGACAACAGTAGACGAAAGCCAGGTCGTGACGCGCTATGCCTATGTTCTCTTCTACCGTCGTCGGAACTCTCCTGTGGAGAGACCCCCCAGGGCAAGTCACTCTGAACACCACCCAGACCTAGGCCCTGCAGCTGAGGCTGCTGCCAGCCAG
- the Usp19 gene encoding ubiquitin carboxyl-terminal hydrolase 19 isoform 1 (isoform 1 is encoded by transcript variant 1) — protein MSAGASATGPRRGPPGLEEATSKKKQKDRANLESKDGDARRVSLPRKEPTKDELLLDWRQSADEVIVKLRVGTGPVRLEDVDAAFTDTDCVVRLPDGRQWGGVFFAEIQSSCTKVQARKGGLLQLVLPKKVPLLTWPSLLKPLGTQELVPGLQCQENGQELSPIALEPGSEPRRAKQEARNQKRAQGRGEVGSGAGPGTQAGPSAKRAVHLRRGPEGEGSMDGPGPQGDAPSFLSDSATQVEAEEKLCAPPMNTQTSLLSSEKSLALLTVEKTVSPRNDPVAPVMVQDRDPEPEQEDQVKEEMALGADPTALVEEPESMVNLAFVKNDSYEKGPDSVVVHVYVKEIRRDSSRVLFREQDFTLIFQTRDGNFLRLHPGCGPHTIFRWQVKLRNLIEPEQCTFCFTASRIDICLRKRQSQRWGGLEAPATRGAVGGAKVAVPTGPTPLDSTPPGGGPHPLTGQEEARAVEKEKPKARSEDSGLDGVVARTPLEHVAPKPDPHLASPKPTCMVPPMPHSPVSGDSVEEDEEEEKKVCLPGFTGLVNLGNTCFMNSVIQSLSNTRELRDFFHDRSFEAEINYNNPLGTGGRLAIGFAVLLRALWKGTHQAFQPSKLKAIVASKASQFTGYAQHDAQEFMAFLLDGLHEDLNRIQNKPYTETVDSDGRPDEVVAEEAWQRHKMRNDSFIVDLFQGQYKSKLVCPVCAKVSITFDPFLYLPVPLPQKQKVLPIFYFAREPHSKPIKFLVSVSKENSSASEVLDSLSQSVHVKPENLRLAEVIKNRFHRVFLPSHSLDAVSPTDVLLCFELLSPELAKERVVVLEVQQRPQVPSIPISKCAACQRKQQSEEEKLKRCTRCYRVGYCNQFCQKTHWPDHKGLCRPENIGYPFLVSVPASRLTYARLAQLLEGYARYSVSVFQPPFQPGRMALESQSPGCTTLLSTSSLEAGDSEREPIQPSELQLVTPVAEGDTGAHRVWPPADRGPVPSTSGLSSEMLASGPIEGCPLLAGERVSRPEAAVPGYQHSSESVNTHTPQFFIYKIDASNREQRLEDKGETPLELGDDCSLALVWRNNERLQEFVLVASKELECAEDPGSAGEAARAGHFTLDQCLNLFTRPEVLAPEEAWYCPQCKQHREASKQLLLWRLPNVLIVQLKRFSFRSFIWRDKINDLVEFPVRNLDLSKFCIGQKEEQLPSYDLYAVINHYGGMIGGHYTACARLPNDRSSQRSDVGWRLFDDSTVTTVDESQVVTRYAYVLFYRRRNSPVERPPRASHSEHHPDLGPAAEAAASQASRIWQELEAEEEMVPEGPGPLGPWGPQDWVGPPPRGPTTPDEGCLRYFVLGTVAALVALVLNVFYPLVSQSRWR, from the exons TGTCCCTTCCTCGAAAGGAACCAACCAAAGATG AATTGTTGCTCGATTGGAGGCAGAGTGCAGATGAGGTGATTGTTAAGCTGCGCGTGGGAACAGGTCCCGTACGTCTGGAGGATGTAGATGCTGCGTTCACAGACACGGACTGTGTGGTGAGGCTTCCAG ATGGTCGGCAGTGGGGTGGTGTCTTCTTTGCTGAAATACAAAGTTCTTGCACCAAAGTGCAGGCTCGCAAGGGTGGTCTTCTACAGCTAGTACTACCCAAGAAGGTGCCTCTGCTCACGTGGCCCTCTCTCCTG AAACCTCTGGGAACCCAAGAGCTGGTGCCAGGTTTGCAGTGCCAGGAGAACGGGCAAGAGCTGTCTCCCATTGCCCTGGAGCCAGGCTCTGAGCCCCGCAGAGCTAAACAGGAAGCCCGAAACCAGAAGCGGGCCCAGGGCCGTGGTGAGGTAGGCTCGGGGGCTGGCCCTGGGACACAGGCAGGGCCCAGCGCCAAGAGGGCTGTTCACCTCCGCAGAGGGCCAGAAGGGGAAGGGTCCATGGATGGCCCCGGCCCCCAGGGTGATGCCCCGTCTTTCCTGTCTGACTCAGCTACCCAG gttgagGCTGAGGAGAAGCTCTGTGCTCCACCAATGAACACTCAAACAAGTCTCTTGAGCTCAGAGAAGAGTTTAGCCCTTCTGACAGTAGAGAAGACAGTGTCCCCCAGGAATGACCCAGTCGCCCCGGTTATGGTCCAGGACAGAGACCCTGAGCCTGAGCAAGAAGACCAAGTCAAAGAGGAGATGGCACTTGGGGCTGATCCTACAGCCTTGGTGGAGG AACCAGAGTCTATGGTGAACCTGGCATTTGTCAAGAACGACTCGTATGAGAAGGGCCCGGATTCGGTGGTGGTGCACGTGTACGTGAAGGAGATCCGCAGGGACAGCTCCCGAGTGCTCTTCCGAGAGCAGGACTTCACACTGATCTTCCAGACCAG GGACGGAAACTTTCTGAGGCTGCATCCGGGCTGTGGGCCCCACACCATCTTCCGATGGCAGGTGAAGCTCAG AAACTTGATTGAACCAGAGCAGTGTACGTTCTGTTTCACGGCCTCTCGAATCGATATCTGCCTCCGGAAGCGGCAGAGTCAGCGCTGGGGGGGACTGGAGGCCCCTGCTACACGAG GTGCAGTGGGTGGTGCAAAGGTTGCCGTGCCGACAGGCCCAACCCCTTTGGATTCAACCCCTCCAGGAGGTGGCCCCCACCCCCTGACAGGCCAGGAGGAAGCCAGGGCTGTGGAGAAGGAAAAACCCAAGGCTCGATCAGAGGACTCAGGGCTGGATGGTGTGGTGGCCCGCACCCCCTTGGAGCATGTAGCCCCAAAGCCAGACCCACACTTGGCCTCG CCCAAACCCACGTGTATGGTGCCTCCAATGCCGCACAGTCCAGTTAGTGGGGATAGTGTGGAGGAGgacgaagaggaagagaagaaggtgtGCCTGCCAGGCTTCACTGGCCTTGTCAACTTAGGGAACACCTGCTTCATGAATAGCGTCATTCAGTCTTTGTCCAACACTCGGGAACTTCGTGACTTCTTTCACG ACCGATCCTTTGAAGCTGAGATTAACTACAATAACCCATTGGGGACTGGTGGGCGCCTCGCCATTGGCTTTGCTGTGCTGCTCCGGGCCCTATGGAAGGGTACTCACCAAGCCTTTCAGCCCTCCAAGCTAAAG GCCATTGTGGCAAGCAAGGCCAGCCAGTTCACAGGCTATGCACAGCATGATGCTCAAGAGTTCATGGCTTTCTTGTTGGATGGGCTACATGAAGACCTCAATCGAATCCAAAACAAACCCTACACAGAGACTGTGGACTCGGACGGGCGGCCCGATGAG GTGGTAGccgaggaagcatggcagcggcACAAGATGAGAAATGATTCATTCATTGTGGACCTGTTTCAGGGCCAGTACAAGTCAAAGCTGGTGTGCCCTGTGTGTGCCAAG GTCTCCATCACTTTTGACCCGTTCCTTTATCTGCCGGTACCCTTGCCACAAAAGCAAAAGGTTCTCCCCATATTTTATTTTGCCAGGGAGCCCCACAGCAAGCCCATCAAG TTCCTGGTGAGTGTCAGCAAGGAGAACTCCAGCGCGAGTGAAGTGTTGGACTCCCTCTCTCAGAGTGTCCACGTGAAGCCTGAGAACCTGCGCCTAGCCGAG GTAATTAAGAACCGTTTCCACCGTGTTTTCTTGCCCTCCCACTCACTGGACGCTGTGTCCCCCACGGACGTGCTCCTCTGCTTTGAGCTGCTCTCCCCAGAACTGGCTAAGGAGCGGGTAGTAGTGCTGGAGGTGCAGCAG CGCCCCCAGGTACCCAGCATCCCTATCTCCAAGTGCGCAGCCTGCCAGCGGAAGCAGcaatcagaagaagaaaagctgaagCGCTGTACCCGTTGCTACCGTGTGGGCTACTGCAACCA GTTCTGCCAGAAAACCCATTGGCCTGACCACAAAGGCCTCTGCCGCCCTGAGAACATTGGCTACCCCTTCCTGGTCAGTGTGCCTGCTTCACGCCTCACTTATGCCCGTCTTGCTCAGCTACTAGAAGGTTATGCCCG GTACTCTGTGAGTGTATTCCAACCGCCCTTCCAGCCTGGCCGCATGGCTTTGGAATCGCAGAGCCCTGGCTGTACCACGTTGCTTTCAACCAGCTCTCTGGAGGCTGGGGACAGTGAAAGAGAACCCATTCAGCCTTCTGAGCTccagctggtgacccctgtggctgAAGGGGATACAGGGGCTCACCGAGTATGGCCGCCTGCTGATAGGGGTCCTGTGCCTAGCACCAGTGGACTCTCTTCTGAGATGCTGGCCAGTGGGCCTATCGAAGGTTGTCCCTTGCTTGCTGGTGAGAGGGTATCTCGGCCTGAAG CTGCTGTGCCTGGGTACCAACACTCAAGTGAATCTGTGAATACCCACACGCCCCAGttcttcatctataaaattgATGCATCAAACCGTGAGCAGCGGCTGGAGGACAAAG GGGAGACACCATTGGAGCTAGGTGATGACTGTAGCCTGGCTCTGGTGTGGCGGAACAATGAACGCCTGCAGGAGTTTGTGTTGGTAGCCTCCAAGGAGCTGGAATGTGCTGAAGATCCAGGCTCTGCTGGTGAGGCTGCCCGTGCTGGCCACTTCACCCTGGACCAGTGCCTCAACCTCTTTACACGGCCTGAAGTGCTGGCACCTGAGGAGGCCTG GTACTGCCCACAGTGCAAACAGCATCGTGAGGCCTCCAAACAGCTGCTGTTGTGGCGCCTACCGAACGTGCTGATTGTGCAGCTCAAGCGCTTCTCCTTTCGTAGTTTCATTTGGCGAGACAAGATCAATGACTTGGTGGAGTTTCCTGTTCG GAACCTGGACTTGAGCAAGTTCTGTATCGGTCAGAAAGAGGAGCAGCTGCCTAGCTATGACCTGTATGCTGTCATCAACCACTACGGAGGCATGATCGGTGGCCACTATACTGCTTGTGCACGGCTGCCCAATGATCGCAGTAGCCAGCGCAGTGACGTGG GCTGGCGCTTGTTTGATGACAGCACGGTGACAACAGTAGACGAAAGCCAGGTCGTGACGCGCTATGCCTATGTTCTCTTCTACCGTCGTCGGAACTCTCCTGTGGAGAGACCCCCCAGGGCAAGTCACTCTGAACACCACCCAGACCTAGGCCCTGCAGCTGAGGCTGCTGCCAGCCAG